ATGTACTAGTGGGTTTGGGGTGCTccaattttattcttttttggtGTTGGCCTCCTGATTGCCTTGTTGTCAAACTGTGTTTGAAAACAATGACTagattatttcatttatttggATTGTGATCGACTGATATTCCTGTCAGTATAAACATCTTCACCATTATCCTCTTGGTCTCAAGGCTTAGGTTAGAAAAGAGGCCTGCTCTGGTTTTTACAATGAGCTACATTCTAATGTGTGAATGTTTTACATTTTTGGGAGGCTTAAAACAGCTATCCTATTTGGTTACTTGTGGATGTCCGCAATTGATTCTTTCTGTAATAGGCTACTGTTGAGCTTAGTGTGTTTGGTTCCGTCTTGGAACCTTGAATCAATTCAATTGGCAGAATCACTTGTGGACGGTTACATAGATTTTTGTGAATCATGTTGAAGAATTGATGTTTGACTCAATAAAATTTGTAGAAAAACTAGAGATAGTAGTTTCTACAatagacataatcaattatgaaattTCACAATTTATTTTACAATATTGTCTTGCAAAAACAACAAGcaatttatatataaattacTTCACTTTTTAAACAACTTTTCAAAATGTACATATGAGTTTAGTCTGAGTTTATTTGTATTTATAATTTGTTGGGAGTCACTTAATTTCTCATCTTAATCCTTCTCCTATTTGTCCTTTATCCACCACCATTTACTACTCATATCAAGTTCTCCTTCTAACAGAAATATGCTCTGTTTTTATATTCACTAATCAGGATACACTCTTGAATTCCGATAGAAGGCAACTCCTTGCactctttttttcttccttttcttttttatccTCACCGGCTCTTGTTTTTTCTTCTGGTTTCTTgttataaatatattttcattGTTTCTTTCATCTCTAATTGTTTGTCTAATAATAATATCTAGTGGTAAGCATGTTATATAttcaaatgatatttttttattaaattgttttaacAATTCCAACTTGGGTACGATGAAAGTCAAAGACTTAATCAAATATTATTAAATCGTTTAATTTCTTGTTGTTTTTTCAtcacttctctttttcttttcttttttttgaaattatttcatCACTTCTCATTAACTACTtattttctatgtttttttCCATGTTTCATTTGTGAGCTAACTCAACCAGAACATAGAAGGAGGTAGTTGACTGGATTTATAATAACCATATTCTCCAACAACCCTTCATTTGTCACATCTGACATCTCAGCATTTACCTTCATAGTTCATACCTTCCCCACatgcaaaaatgaaaaaataaataaataaataagtaaacgAACCATATCTTTATTTATCCAACAAAAACCAGATTATTCAATCCTCTGCTTGCATCACATCACATCACAACCTGGATAATCAATCAAAATCAATATATTAATTACTCAGAAGCAAATTTAGAACTTGTCTTATTTCCCAGAAACCAGTTACATTTCCCTCAAACCAACCAACAAATCTACCAACATTTATTTCCCATTAATCTCTTCTTCGTCACCAAATCAAACCCTTAAATTCAAAGGCTTCTCAATTCTGATTCACCTCTCAGTTTTCAATGGACCTTCCCCTTCACCGGAAGTGTCTCGATTTCTCTCGCCGAAACAGAAAATGGCTCCTCCTAACCGCCACCATCGGCGCCTCCGGTTACGGCGCTTACAGAGCCTACAATTCCCCCTACGTCGTTCAGAAGAGGAACTGCTTCATCAAGCTCATCAGAGCCTTCGTTTCCGTCGCTGAAATGGTTTCCAATTCCGCAGACACCGTTTCCCTTCTCTCCCACGACCTCAACCACTTCCTCACCTCCGATTCCGACGAAATCCCAAATAGCTTGAAGCAACTTTCCAAAATCGCAGCATCGAAAGAATTCTTGGAAACCTTGTCTAGGGTTTCCGAGTCCGTAACGCTTGGGATTGTGCTCGGGTGTAAATCCCAATTCAATTCCTCCGGTGAAGGTTCTAGCTTCTCCGATAAGGTGGCGGAGAAGCTTATGTCGAAAGCTGGAACTGGTTTTGTCTCGGTTGTGGTTGGGAGTTTTGCTAGGAATTTTGTTCTGGCTTTCTTCTCTGATGCTGATTCTGTTGGTGTGAGGTCGAATTCAGATGATGTTCCTCGGTGGGTGCGTGTGATTTGTGATGAGAGGTGTGGGAAGCTGATTGGGGATTGTGTGAGGACTTTTGTGAGCACTGCGGTTGCTGTTTTTCTGGATAAGACGATGGATGTCAACACCTATGATGATTTGTTTGCTGGATTGTCCAATCCGAAACACCATGATAAGGTGAAGGGGATTCTGATTTCTGTGTGTAATGGTGCTGTTGAGAGCTTTGTTAGGACTTCTCACCAGGTGTTGACGAATCCGAGTGCGAAACGGTCCGATTCAAGCTCATCCCTGGCTTCTGTTGTTGGTAAGATCGATGGGCCGGGTTTGATTGAAGATGGGTGCTTGAAACCGGAAGCATTGCTTCAGCAACTCAGAGTTAGTGGGGTTGGGGATTCCGGGTGGATTGAGCAGATTAGGTCAGCATTGTCCGTGCCGGCTAACCGGAGGTTTGTGATTGATGTGACCGGGAGAGTTACACTCGAAACAGTGAGGTCATTTGTGGAGTTCTTGTTGTGGAGAATGTCGGATGGACTCAAGAGCACTCTTAGTAAAGTTCGTGAGGAGGTTGTGGACAGAGGACACGAAGTAGTGAGATACGTTGGAGCTAAGTCATCTGTTATTCTTACCTTGTGCCTTGCTTTGTATTTGCATATTTTGGGGGGTAGTAGGATAATAATGCCTGCTTAGTATCATTGATTCTACCCTCTTGGTTGTAATGCACTTGGAATTCAATGGTAAGACCTATAGATGTTCCAAGTACTAAACTTGAGGTCACACTTTAGTGGGTGAAAATCTCAAGTTACCTCTTTTAGCCTTTTTCCATACCCCCCTAAAGAAAAACTTGAGCCTTCTTTAGATATGTTTGTATTCTCGTTGACACTACTACAAATGCAAGTTAGCACAcacttcaagacaaaaaaaTTGGGAGAAAAGTCTGATCACATTTCATTCAATTGGTATTCAAATTCAACATAGTGACACACTCTTTATTGCATAAGTTTAGTATGATTCAGCGCAGGATGCATTGAACATAACATGTCTGAAatttggaataatttttatgctGCTTGTTGGAAAAGAAACAAATCAGCTCTATAGCTGTAAAATTTGGATTTTATTCCTATTGACATTGCATTTAGTCCTTTTATCTTATTCAAACTTTGGAGAGAAACTCAATTTTGAGtacattttttttgtatatGACAAATTGACAATTGTGATTGATTGACTTTGTTGTTTTTCATTGTTGATAAATTTTGAGATTAAATAGCAGATTTGACTGTGTAACTGCCAATTGGAACTAGCTGTACAGTATATATGTGACTAATTTGGAAACTGTTGACGCAGTTAGGTGAGTTTATCTTCTCTTATGGTTGAGAGATCAGAATGaatatttttctttctgttGAGAATTCCTGATATATTTGCATAGAGACCTTAAGATCTGGTAATAGACGTCTGATCAAACTGGATACTTATGGTACCTATACATTTTTCTCTAATAAGAATATCTCAAGCAAATACATCCTTTGCATCATTGTTAATGTATTTTAGTCAGCACTTTTACTTTTTCATGCATTCTTTATTCTGCAATGGGTTCTATGGAGATTAGATTATCATGTCTTAATGTTTGAGTATCTTCTGTTTATGGTGCACTtaggtaaacaacttaattaatcaATTATTCATTGAAAGCTTATCACATGAGAGCTTATGTCAGGAGTTTGTTCAGTAGGTATTTATATTatcttattgaaataagctcaaaagaGTTTATATCTAAATTATAAGTTATTTTTATAAGTTTAATCAAATATCTAGTTAAATACTTATATCATAATAAAAGGTCAAGTAAGCTCGTAAAAAGTTTTTCTAACTGTCCCCTTAATCATTTCTGTTGAAGCAGTGATACACTTCCTAGGTAAATAAACCTTTACAATCAGGTTATTTTCCTGTGCTGCCTTGACacttaagtgtgtgtttggacttTGGATACAAGTTGGAACCGGCAAGaatcaattaattttataaGCTATAAGTCATAAGACTCATAACTTTTCCATAAACGCACAGCAGATTCTGTGATTGTTATCTAACCAAATATGCACCTAAATATGGACCAGTTGTCTTCATGGCAGTGATTCCAGTACAAGGCCAACAAAGTCCGAAATTTTCTTGAATGCTCTTTACTCTATCCAATTGACTAGATGTTGCCTTTCTCCAGCGTTTCTAGAACGTGCCAGTGCCACTTTTTTTCATACTGACTACAGTGTTATCATTTGACTCCTTAGTTGAAGTTGCCTGAGCTGTAGTTGTGTTCTTTTCTTGTAATTTTTTCTTGCCATAAGTAAGCTGAAGTTAATATTTATCAGTTAAAAAGCTTTGTAATCTGTGTCTGTGAGGTTGTTTAGGAATAGTTTTCTCGCTTCTTTAGTTTTCACGTTCTGTAAATTGAGGCATCTTTGTTGCCTAAATTTTTGTTGATTCAGTGCAGGATGCATTTAGCATTATTGGTCTGAAAGTtggaataattttatatttttttgtggaAGGAAGCAAAGAAGCTTTGCTGCTGTAATATTTACAGTATCTGCAGCAGTATATGAATATTTTTCTTCTAATTTAAACCTTGCCTTCTCAGTCTCTATGATCTTATTCAATGTTCAGAAAGTTACTCAACACATTTGTTTGTTTGTATATGACAAAATGATAATCTGTGATTCATTGAGTGTTGTTTTCCACTGTCTTTTGAGGTTAGGCAGCAGATTTGTCTGTATAACTGCCAACTAGAACTTGCCACAGGGTATATGTATCTGACTAATTTTGCGACTGTTGCTTTTCTTATGGTTGAGAGATGAGTATGAGTCTATTTCTTTCTGTGACTGATTTATATGGATGAGACTTGGTTTTCTCAATAAGTGTAGTAGCATTGTAGCAACTAACTGTATTCTTAATGGGACCGGTAGCATTATTGTGAACTAGTCAATTATATATCTTGAGGCAGTGAAATGAAATTCAGAGATGTAATGAGTCCTTATACTATTGGATACCGTTATTTAGATTGAAGCTAAGGCAGATGGAGGAGTGTTTACCAGATAGATCAGGAGCAATTTTGTGTTGAAATTCTATTCTGCAGAGAGGGACAGTATAAGACATGTAACTGTAACTCCCTCTTGAATGGTTAAGTCAGGGTCCACATTCATATTCATTTTCAAAATCCGCATTAGCAATCCATTTTATACGCTTAGATTAGCTTGAATGTCTGAAGCAATTGCATGTAATGTGTCCCTTTTTCAGACTTGGTGGTGGGTTGTATTATGTAATCCAAGACGTATGAGGTCAATTGTAGTGGGTTGACCCAGTGGGGTAACCCATGATTAGATGCACTACTTCTGCATATGATCATTTGCATCCTTCATTGCTCATTTCATGCATCATTCATGTTAGCCTCCAAATTATGATTTGTACACATACCAATATTTTTCTGCATATGATCATTTGCATCCTTCATGTTAGCTTCCAAATCATGATTTGTACACATACCAATATTTATATGAATAATACCTGGTGCAGGAATCCTGCAATGACAGTTCTGAATTCAACTAACTTTATAATTATATAACATTGTTTTTAAAATGTACAAGTTAATATTTTGTGTCTGGCATTGTGATAAACTAAAAAATCTGCATTAGTGGGGGAAAAACGACACGAGcagttttttttattcaatcaTAAATTTTTGTTTGGCTTCTGAATTGCTGTCATGAGAATTTGACTACCTTTAATTTGTAAGTTATCATTAAACTTTGCTTATGTCTTGACCTTATTAAGCTTGACAAAAAAGAATTCTACATTCTGGTCGCATTATATAAAGCCAGTCCTCAAATCATATATCTCACGTACTGCTAAAAGAATTCAAGCTATAATTATCTTTAGCATATGAAGTTTTTTATTTACCGTAATATTATGCATATACATATTTACAGTAATAGTAATGTCTGTcaattgtttcaaaaaaaagtctGTCAACGAGATCTTAACTAATCATTgcaaaatttcaaattaaaagtTTATCCTATTACATAATATATAAGGAACTTTAACACCCATGAATTGAAAATTCTATCTTTTTTTTACCTAATTTCTGGCGGGTTCTCTTTTTTCATAAGAATCAAACCGAAGTcttgcttaaaaaaaattaagtatgtATCATTTGAATTAATCACTCGTTTGTaaaagaagaaactactttgATAAAATATAGTATCAAAATGACCTAAATTTTTACTAGGTCTCATTTTAATcttttgatgaaaaaaaaagataagaactgcataaaaatattgaattatATGCAAGTTTGTATGCAAAATATTGATTTAACATTgtgataaaattaataatacaaAAAAATGTGACTTTAGTGAGTGCCAATGTCTTCTCTTGCAATTATTGTTCAGAGAAGAAGAACTACTCTTATAAGTCCCAAACTTTACCAGCTAGGAATGCCACacataataataacaaaaacaTTGAATTATGAAGCATGATTCATGAACAATTCCAGAAAGAAATGCAATCATGAACCTTAAATTAAGTATAGCTCCTCCTCATCCACTTCTTGCTCTACACGCCTAATAATTAGTTCTTGTGATTTTATTATGCACCGTGGTTGATGTTTCATGTGAGTGATTATATTTTGATCAAACATCTTATTCTAAAAATCGAAATGTAATTAACTAATACCTCCCAATCGGTATCGATCGCAATAGTAAAAAGTGAATGTTTGAATCCTTAGGTCGAGATTTTAATTCTTAGGAGACGCAATCTTAGAAAGACATCTAGCATTCACCACACCTAGATCAGAATTGCGAGTCattatgacaaaaaaaaaaatctccatTAAAGAAGTCATGATTAAACATTGCTCTCAACATAGCCCTCTCAAGAGCATGATTAATTTGTTCAGGAAAGTTGTATCTTTAAATTAGGGGTGCACATAAGTTGATTTGGATCGGTTCCTGACCAAAATAGAATTTGAACCAATCAAAAGTGGTCAGGTTGGTTTAGATCGAATTCTACGTTTGTTTTAACTCTGAACCCGAACCAAATCGATGATGTTTGGGATCAGATGCATTTATCGGATCTCTAttcaaataatattaaatatggaatataaaaaaatgataaaaaattatttaaagtaGCAGAAAGTAATGCAACATGAAATTAAGTGAATCAAACAACAGGTTATTAAGGTGAATTAACCAACAAATTACTAATTTCTCCCAACAATCCCAACAAAATATTAGTTATACATGTTCTGGTTCTTTGTTGGGTTTGGATTTCATTTTCACGGACCCAAAGACCGAATGGAACTCATAAGATTTCCCCTTTCAGAATTCAATCCAATCCATAAGTCCTAttcatttgatgttttttactTTAGATCGGTTTGACTCAAACGAGCTGATCGGATCAATCCGACCATGTGCACTCCTACCATAAGCTTATGGGATCTAAGCTACTTTTGTGTACAACCTTACCGACGAAATTGTATTTAGTATTAATAAATCAGAGAAgagattgtctaaatgacccatgcgAGTCATAACTCAATTGACCAATAAgatttttttatgaataaattaataaataaaatatataattccaacagacttatcttcaatgtgcatgatgagttatttaacttaAACTTTCTCATGTGTCATCTAAACAACCCATCCGAgaattgtgaaaaaaaaaaacagtgctTAAAATTCCACAAATTGTAATGATGCAGGAAACCGACATGTAATAATAACTACAAAATAGTAGTAATAATCAATTAATTATAACTAGCCAGAGTCCATTAACTACGAAAcctgaagcttcttaagctcTTTCCAATTGACTTCTCTGTGTGGCCATTTGAACGTGAATTCTACCCAATATTCCCATGGCTGCCACTACCTCTTCCAGCTGCAGCAGCTTCTTCAGTCTCCGATCACCAAATGCCGTCGAGTCCAGCGTTCgtcactcctcctcctcctcctcctcgagCCAAGGCTCTTCCGGTTGCGGAAAGCTTGATGGGGTGGCCATGTGGTTCCTAAACGGTGTCACCATGGCTTTCTTCGCGTCCTTGAATCACTGCTCCTGCATCCGCATCGCCACCGAAGAAGACGCCGATGAAGATGCCAACGACTTGCCTTTGATGTTCAACGATGGAAACCTCCGCCATGATGGTGGTGTCACTAGTGCTGCAGGCAACACCAGCAGGAGAAGGACCGGTAAAGGGAAGAAGAGTACTTGTTAATTAGTGAGATTGGAAGCAAAATGAGTTGAGCCAAATCAAaatcaacttctcttttcttGGTAAGTGATATATATGTATAATGTTTATGTTTTGGAGTCATTTTGGAGATTAAAAATGAATCAATCAAGATGTGATCGATCTTTCCTTGTTGCCTTTGATATATACAGATAATCAAGAATGGTTAATGTGTAATGAAATAATTATACTAAGTTTGATTTCTTTggctttgaatttttttttttaatttgtgcaATTGTGAATGTCAATTTCTTCACAACAATTGTGTTGGTCTAAATCACGTGAGATCgagaacataaatttaaatttcaagAAAGTATATTATCACAGTTTTCGGAACAATTTAACTatcataagagaaaaagaaaagacaaaATTCCAATTTCTTCATACTTCTATTAGGCTATTCAGATTCATAATATGTAAGATTTTTGTGGTATTTAATTCTTTAATCAATCAATTGATTTACAATGGGTTTGGCTCTGCTTCATCGCATCATTACTTATTATTTAGAAATTTCATGTTGCTTAGAGATATAATCAAAGCAATTCTTATATATGAGATGATAGTTTTTAACTCTTGAGTTGTTTTTGGATTGTATTGTGTACAGAATTAGCTTATTTTAGGTTGTGTCGCCATTACCGATCCACAAACACGTTAGTAATTAGAAGATAACATCGAATTAGTGAGCTAGAATATGATATTATCCAAATTCTGGGATCACCATTGATATATCATAGATTCATAGAACTGTTTGTAACACTCTGGATTTCCAAATATTATAAATCAAGTTGCAGCAGGGTTTCGTTTACTATTGTAGATTGAGCATGTTAATTTACTAAAGTTGCTTTGAAAAAGTTAACACCAGTTGGCTATCTTTCTTTCAATTATGTAATATAAAATGATGTTGTCGTTTGGGTCGTGATCATTGCGTTGTTTCAAGAGTAGACAAATTAAAGTATTCTTTTACTTTTCAAACTTTGTCCCTAAATTATCATCAGCACCGAAGGAATCCAAGAAACGGTATATGCTAGCAATGGTCATCTGCGCTGTTAATAAAACGGGTAAATAGTTACTTTGGTCCTCAAAAGTGTTCACCGACTTCACATTCGTCcttgaatgaattttattcatcTCACGGTCCCCCAAAGTGGCAAACGTCCGTCACTTTAGTCATTGACGTTAAAAAACACTAACAGACGTTAACagattcatttttttaaaactgaaatatCATTTAAGTAAATTAGAATAACAATTGaactaaaatctaattaattaaaggcttaattacaactttggtccccgacgtttaccaatgtcacgattttggtccctcacctaatttaattacatggatggtccccgacgttgtaggttgcgtgcaacgttagtcctaccgtttatttcttaatggaggaggcttacgtggacatctagttggagagaaaaaagaGATCTAAGGAGAGGGgggagcacgtgagtatcacgtgaactcacgtgaaccttatatgaacccattatacccaaatctgaaaccctagggatctaaattgcgttaccttcttcgttccagggaggtcaggggtttgggtataatgggttcagataagggtcacgtgatactcacgtgcttccctctctcctcatacctcatttctctctccaactagacgtccacgtaagcctcctccattaagaaataaacggtaggactaacgttgcacacggcctacaacgtcggggaccatccatgtaattaaattaggtgggggaccaaaatcgtggcattggtaaacgtcggggaccaaaattgcaattaagccttaattaaaatagaaaaaaaaattcttaatgtGAACCACcggtcttcatctccttcttctcatcatcttcttcatcatcttcacaaATCCTTCCACCACAACCCAATCCCCCACCACAAACCTTCCAACATCATTAAAATAATGCATTCctggaaaaaataataataatgcatTCCTGAATTCAGGATCAACAACGTGTAGATTGTTTCATATAAAAGAAATATCACGCGAGAAAGAAGATCTAGAACAACAGATGGATGAAATAGGAACCACAAAAGGGGTCAGAAGATTCCAGATCTAATACACGCATGCAAAGGTTGAAGATGTGATTATAAAACTTCACAATGACTATAGGTTGACCACTCAAACAGAAAGCAGATCCAGCACCAAGTGAACAACAACGAGCTACATGCTcgtgatttcaattcaaaaaaccaaaaaatttcATCAGATCTAATGTCAGCTTGGATCAGAACATGTTCCCAACCAGAACccgaaccccccccccccaacaaaATCCCACAACAGCAACAAATCAAGCACGAAATTGAACATAAGAAAGTGAAAATTGCCACAGATCCATCTCACTTTtcacacaaataaataaaaaaacccaACAATCACAAAATAGAAACCCCATCACACAACATGTTTGGGAGCTGGAGCAAACGAAGCAAGGAGAAGGAGTggttgagagagagaaagaaaacccCGATCTGGATCTGGCGGCTCAATCGCTGGCTGCATGGAAGATGGTCTGTCTTCCCCAAGCCCAACCTTCTTCTCTTCCCCTCTCCTTCCTTCACACGGCCTCTTAGGGTTCTTCGCCGCCCCAACACTATCACCGCCACCATATCTGAACCCGAGGTCGAAGTGTTTGGAGGCGTGAGGTTCACGTTCAACGTCCAGGTTCGATCCCTCATCTCTCTTGTTCTTGATCCCCCTCTGGTTCTTGGAGGGGCGGTGCCAGATTTATCATGAAAGGGAGAACTAGGGTTCATTGTGGGTCTGAGAATGATGAAACACATACGAGTCTGGTGATGATTTATCGTTAAGCTTCATGTT
This is a stretch of genomic DNA from Lotus japonicus ecotype B-129 chromosome 1, LjGifu_v1.2. It encodes these proteins:
- the LOC130723677 gene encoding protein PHLOEM PROTEIN 2-LIKE A10-like, encoding MDLPLHRKCLDFSRRNRKWLLLTATIGASGYGAYRAYNSPYVVQKRNCFIKLIRAFVSVAEMVSNSADTVSLLSHDLNHFLTSDSDEIPNSLKQLSKIAASKEFLETLSRVSESVTLGIVLGCKSQFNSSGEGSSFSDKVAEKLMSKAGTGFVSVVVGSFARNFVLAFFSDADSVGVRSNSDDVPRWVRVICDERCGKLIGDCVRTFVSTAVAVFLDKTMDVNTYDDLFAGLSNPKHHDKVKGILISVCNGAVESFVRTSHQVLTNPSAKRSDSSSSLASVVGKIDGPGLIEDGCLKPEALLQQLRVSGVGDSGWIEQIRSALSVPANRRFVIDVTGRVTLETVRSFVEFLLWRMSDGLKSTLSKVREEVVDRGHEVVRYVGAKSSVILTLCLALYLHILGGSRIIMPA